The following are from one region of the Streptomyces fradiae genome:
- a CDS encoding DUF4360 domain-containing protein, with amino-acid sequence MRIPSLVSGAVIALFASALPAQASPSSIADPPPDRIVIDIATVNGSGCPLGSAAVAVSEDNTAFTVTYSEYLAQAGGGSSPTAARRNCQLNLLVHVPQGFTYAIASADYRGYASLRPGASSTEKASYYFQGSPSTASRTHSFRGPYEDNWQATDDTDWAQLVWAPCGVQRNFNINTELRVSAGTSDPATTSYMTMDSTDGDISTVYHLAWKACPKS; translated from the coding sequence ATGAGAATCCCCTCACTGGTGAGCGGAGCGGTCATCGCCCTGTTCGCCTCGGCCCTGCCCGCGCAGGCGAGCCCCTCGTCGATCGCCGACCCGCCCCCGGACCGGATCGTCATCGACATCGCCACGGTGAACGGCTCCGGCTGTCCCCTCGGCAGCGCCGCCGTCGCCGTGTCCGAGGACAACACCGCCTTCACCGTCACCTACAGCGAGTACCTGGCGCAGGCGGGCGGCGGCTCCTCCCCCACGGCAGCTCGCAGGAACTGCCAGCTCAACCTGCTGGTGCATGTGCCCCAGGGGTTCACCTACGCGATCGCCAGCGCCGACTACCGCGGCTATGCGTCGCTCCGGCCCGGAGCGAGCAGTACGGAGAAGGCTTCGTACTACTTCCAGGGCTCGCCGAGCACCGCGTCCCGGACGCACAGCTTCCGAGGGCCGTACGAGGACAACTGGCAGGCCACTGACGACACCGACTGGGCGCAACTCGTGTGGGCGCCCTGTGGCGTGCAGCGGAACTTCAACATCAACACCGAGCTCCGGGTGAGCGCCGGCACGTCCGACCCGGCGACCACCAGCTACATGACCATGGACTCGACCGACGGTGACATCAGCACCGTCTACCACCTCGCGTGGAAGGCGTGTCCCAAGAGCTGA
- a CDS encoding pectinesterase family protein: MSDSRRTPRHRRRRTALTIGLPVALAASGALAYGSVFGLGLGLGLGEKDRAAAAVPAWTTAAADGFAAVNALGQQGTYGGRGGRTVTVTSLADLEKYAAAPEPYVIVVAGAITVNPTGKEIKVASDKTIIGSGTSGHIVGGGFFLAQGVHNVIIRNLTIRDSYQGVWNDKEHDFDAIQMDGAHHVWIDHNDLRHTADGLIDVRKDSTYVTVSWNRLSNANKAFGIGWTQNVVTDITIHHNWIRETEQRNPSTDNAAHAHLYNNYLEDTPGTAITSSYGNYARGRTRMLLENSYFQGMRNPVIRDSTAVLAQRGNVLSGTSGRNESGGGAAFDPRAYYGYTADAAVDVPAVVKAGAGPRSSLGSASATRSAAGAGAGATRTLTVAKDGSGQYTTVQAAVNAVPAGNSSRVVISVKPGTYRETVTVPADKPHVTIQGSGASRKDTVIVYGNAAGLRKPDGSGTYGTPGSATVAVRSDDSRLRNLTVSNDFDEAAHRSLTGHQAVALLAAADRIVLDGLIITGDQDTLELETAAKDVPGRVYVTNSYVVGNVDFVFGRATAVIDRSVITLKKRWDGTSAGYITAPSTPAGSKGILINRSTVNGDVAASSFFLGRNWHPGGDTTADPQATVRDSRLSAAIKRTPWTDMGGFSWKEDRFAEYRNTGPGAGPASSDRPHLTDARAADQEVADWLGGWTP, from the coding sequence ATGAGTGACAGCCGCCGTACGCCTCGCCACCGAAGGCGCCGCACGGCCCTGACGATAGGACTGCCCGTGGCCCTGGCGGCCTCCGGCGCCCTCGCCTACGGGTCCGTCTTCGGTCTCGGACTCGGGCTCGGGCTCGGCGAGAAGGACCGGGCTGCCGCCGCCGTACCCGCATGGACGACCGCGGCCGCCGACGGATTCGCCGCGGTGAACGCGCTCGGCCAGCAGGGCACGTACGGCGGGCGCGGCGGACGGACCGTGACGGTCACGTCCCTCGCCGATCTGGAGAAGTACGCGGCCGCGCCGGAGCCGTACGTCATCGTGGTCGCCGGAGCGATCACCGTGAACCCCACGGGCAAGGAGATCAAGGTCGCCTCCGACAAGACGATCATCGGCTCCGGCACCTCCGGCCACATCGTCGGCGGCGGCTTCTTCCTCGCCCAGGGGGTCCACAACGTCATCATCCGGAACCTGACGATCAGGGATTCGTATCAGGGTGTGTGGAACGACAAGGAACACGACTTCGACGCGATCCAGATGGACGGCGCCCATCACGTCTGGATCGACCACAACGATCTGCGGCACACCGCCGACGGGCTGATCGACGTGCGCAAGGACAGCACGTACGTGACGGTGTCGTGGAACCGGCTGAGCAACGCCAACAAGGCGTTCGGCATCGGATGGACCCAGAACGTCGTCACCGACATCACCATCCATCACAACTGGATCCGCGAGACCGAGCAGCGCAACCCGTCCACGGACAACGCCGCCCACGCCCACCTCTACAACAACTACCTGGAGGACACCCCCGGTACCGCCATCACCTCCTCCTACGGCAACTACGCGCGTGGCAGAACGCGCATGCTGCTGGAGAACTCCTACTTCCAGGGCATGCGCAACCCCGTGATCAGGGACTCCACCGCCGTCCTCGCGCAGCGCGGCAACGTCCTCTCCGGGACGAGCGGGCGCAACGAGAGCGGTGGCGGGGCGGCCTTCGACCCGAGGGCGTACTACGGCTACACGGCCGACGCGGCCGTGGACGTACCGGCGGTGGTGAAGGCCGGGGCAGGGCCGCGGAGTTCGCTGGGCAGCGCCAGTGCCACGAGGTCCGCTGCCGGCGCCGGTGCCGGTGCCACCAGGACGCTCACCGTCGCCAAGGACGGCAGCGGCCAGTACACGACCGTCCAGGCCGCGGTGAACGCCGTCCCGGCCGGCAACTCCTCCCGCGTGGTCATCTCGGTCAAGCCGGGGACGTACCGGGAGACGGTGACCGTGCCGGCCGACAAGCCGCACGTCACCATCCAGGGCTCGGGAGCGAGCCGCAAGGACACGGTCATCGTGTACGGCAACGCGGCCGGCCTGCGGAAGCCCGACGGCTCGGGAACCTACGGCACCCCGGGCAGCGCCACCGTCGCCGTCCGGTCCGACGACTCCCGGCTGCGCAACCTGACCGTCTCCAACGACTTCGACGAGGCCGCGCACCGGTCTCTGACCGGCCATCAGGCGGTGGCCCTGCTCGCCGCCGCGGACAGGATCGTGCTGGACGGTCTGATCATCACCGGCGACCAGGACACCCTGGAGCTGGAGACGGCGGCCAAGGACGTGCCCGGCCGGGTCTACGTCACCAACTCCTACGTCGTCGGGAACGTCGACTTCGTCTTCGGCCGCGCCACCGCCGTGATCGACCGTTCGGTCATCACCCTCAAGAAGCGCTGGGACGGCACGTCGGCCGGCTACATCACCGCCCCGAGCACCCCGGCGGGCAGCAAGGGCATCCTCATCAACCGGTCCACGGTCAACGGGGATGTGGCCGCCTCCTCCTTCTTCCTCGGCCGTAACTGGCACCCCGGCGGCGACACCACGGCCGACCCCCAGGCCACGGTCCGCGACTCTCGTCTCAGCGCCGCGATCAAGCGCACGCCGTGGACCGACATGGGCGGCTTCTCCTGGAAGGAGGACCGCTTCGCCGAGTACCGGAACACCGGTCCGGGCGCGGGCCCCGCGAGCTCGGACCGGCCCCACCTGACCGACGCCCGAGCGGCCGACCAGGAAGTCGCGGACTGGCTCGGCGGCTGGACGCCGTGA